In a genomic window of Desulfonatronovibrio magnus:
- the xrtH gene encoding exosortase H, which translates to MLRFFLYFFTIQAVLFTLELWRPVRERVIEPFTTALAFISAWIVGIFDKGVESSGIVLYHIPNNFAVSIEAGCNGVEAMIILAAAILAFPASWKHKLIGLGLGFVAIQSLNLVRIISLFYIGQWSYAVFEWTHLYLWQALIMLDALIFWLVWIRMLPRKEEAQSLLAGSSSIKEPKDRQHKPKTRPKKKRPKRK; encoded by the coding sequence ATGCTCAGATTTTTCCTGTACTTTTTTACCATCCAGGCTGTGCTCTTTACCTTAGAGCTCTGGCGGCCAGTCCGAGAAAGGGTGATTGAACCCTTTACCACTGCCCTGGCCTTTATCAGCGCCTGGATTGTTGGAATTTTTGACAAGGGAGTGGAGTCTTCAGGCATTGTCCTGTACCATATTCCCAACAATTTTGCCGTAAGCATTGAAGCAGGATGCAACGGGGTAGAGGCCATGATTATCCTGGCTGCAGCAATCCTGGCCTTTCCAGCATCATGGAAGCATAAACTTATTGGCCTTGGCCTGGGTTTTGTAGCTATCCAGTCTCTGAATCTGGTGAGGATTATTTCTCTTTTTTATATTGGTCAGTGGAGCTATGCAGTTTTTGAGTGGACTCATCTTTACCTGTGGCAGGCACTGATCATGCTGGATGCGCTTATCTTCTGGCTGGTATGGATACGCATGCTGCCCCGCAAGGAAGAGGCACAGAGCCTGCTGGCTGGCAGTTCCAGCATCAAGGAGCCAAAAGACAGGCAGCACAAGCCAAAAACCAGACCCAAAAAGAAACGCCCCAAACGAAAATGA
- a CDS encoding exosortase H-associated membrane protein — protein sequence MNILRHKILSGFILRLLFWLPVSFTAWHVLAGSLIVPVGWFTSLWLELFAAGQIESLSASDRMLNLETNLQVTTQDGQTGYLLFQINPLSYCWNLPLLSALTLSTGIGYMSWLRLAGGFIILLPFQAWGVAFEFLKLTTIQYGPDIAEQMGYGALGREFVALGYQFGFLMLPVISTSATWIAMHRWFIRQIVSER from the coding sequence ATGAATATTCTCAGGCACAAAATTCTTTCAGGCTTTATACTGCGTCTGCTCTTCTGGCTGCCGGTGTCCTTTACTGCCTGGCATGTGCTGGCAGGAAGTCTTATAGTACCGGTTGGATGGTTTACATCCCTGTGGCTGGAACTGTTCGCAGCGGGTCAGATTGAAAGCCTGTCAGCTTCAGACAGAATGCTGAACTTAGAGACTAATCTGCAGGTAACAACTCAGGACGGTCAAACCGGCTATCTGCTTTTTCAAATCAACCCCCTTTCTTACTGCTGGAACCTGCCCCTGCTGTCTGCCCTGACCTTGTCAACGGGTATTGGATACATGTCCTGGCTCAGGCTTGCCGGGGGATTTATTATTCTGCTGCCTTTCCAGGCCTGGGGAGTGGCATTTGAATTCCTCAAGCTGACCACCATCCAGTACGGTCCTGACATTGCAGAGCAAATGGGCTATGGTGCCCTGGGACGGGAATTTGTGGCTCTGGGGTATCAATTCGGTTTTCTCATGCTTCCGGTTATATCCACTTCAGCCACCTGGATTGCCATGCACCGCTGGTTTATCAGGCAAATTGTTTCAGAAAGATAA
- a CDS encoding response regulator, which translates to MYLSGLTVNKVLIADDCELYSQLLTFFLEKLNINVMSASNGLEALELTKKHSFDLVLMDIRMPKMSGDEAAEKIRNLKSATRSNVPIIGMTSLESNDTNFSLPGEFDECLNKPLNQKALYQVLTKYFTSRVIS; encoded by the coding sequence ATGTATCTGTCTGGTTTAACCGTAAACAAAGTTCTCATTGCAGATGACTGTGAACTTTACAGCCAGCTACTGACGTTTTTTTTGGAGAAGCTGAATATAAATGTAATGTCAGCTTCCAATGGGTTAGAAGCTTTAGAGCTTACAAAGAAACACTCTTTTGACCTTGTTTTGATGGATATAAGAATGCCCAAAATGTCAGGAGATGAGGCTGCAGAAAAGATCAGAAATCTGAAGTCTGCAACCAGAAGCAATGTCCCCATAATTGGAATGACCAGCTTAGAATCAAATGATACAAATTTTTCTTTACCCGGTGAATTTGATGAGTGTTTGAATAAGCCACTGAATCAAAAAGCTCTTTATCAAGTGCTAACAAAATATTTCACCTCAAGGGTGATTAGTTGA
- a CDS encoding EAL and HDOD domain-containing protein — protein MTAQRSKPGICSTQDYSFEAVYVARQPVFDRSMNIWGYELLFREGQLSSSARIQDGNIATSKVIMDGFSLASDLIARGQRLLINYPEEMILQGAPNALPSETAVVEILETVRPTEAILRRCSRLKSEGYLLALDDFVGQPEYEPILNIADLVKIDVLDMKKHQIEVLVSQFKSNHSVQLLAEKVEDQDMYNLCRELEFDLFQGYFFSRPEIISGKKLSASHIARLEVLNVLNSADLDLKLISEIIQHDISLSYRLLRYINSPGIGVTHVIKSINQAVTLLGQQRIAAWLRVLIMADLNSSPRIGELLFTSLQRARFLESITMINDSVPLSRDNMFLLGLFSQLDAIMVQPMEELVCCLSLEEEVKNALLGHNQDLKQWLDLAVACERAKWEETDHLLRKLEISPAETAKKLNQAMVWTKHFLNIARLKP, from the coding sequence ATGACAGCTCAGCGCTCAAAGCCAGGAATATGTTCAACTCAAGACTACAGCTTTGAAGCTGTATATGTAGCCAGACAGCCTGTATTTGACAGGTCAATGAACATCTGGGGCTATGAATTGCTGTTCAGAGAGGGACAACTATCCAGCTCCGCCCGGATTCAGGATGGCAATATAGCCACATCAAAGGTGATCATGGATGGCTTCAGCCTGGCCTCAGATCTTATTGCAAGGGGACAAAGGCTGCTCATCAATTATCCTGAAGAAATGATTCTCCAGGGTGCGCCCAATGCCCTTCCATCTGAAACAGCTGTGGTGGAAATTCTTGAAACAGTCAGGCCTACTGAAGCTATTCTCAGGCGCTGCTCCAGGCTCAAGTCAGAAGGATACCTGCTGGCCCTGGATGACTTTGTGGGTCAGCCGGAATACGAGCCCATCTTGAATATTGCGGACCTGGTCAAAATTGATGTCCTGGATATGAAAAAGCATCAGATTGAAGTGCTTGTGAGTCAGTTCAAATCAAACCATTCTGTGCAGCTCCTGGCAGAAAAGGTTGAAGACCAGGACATGTATAACCTGTGCAGGGAACTTGAATTTGACTTGTTCCAGGGATATTTCTTCAGCCGCCCCGAGATAATCAGCGGCAAAAAACTGTCAGCCAGCCACATTGCCAGACTGGAAGTCTTGAATGTCCTGAACTCTGCTGACCTGGATTTAAAGTTGATATCTGAGATAATTCAGCATGATATATCATTAAGCTATCGCCTGTTGCGCTATATCAACTCTCCCGGTATCGGAGTTACCCATGTGATCAAGTCCATAAATCAGGCCGTAACCCTTCTTGGACAGCAGAGGATAGCGGCCTGGCTCAGAGTGTTAATCATGGCTGACTTGAACTCCAGCCCACGTATTGGAGAATTGCTGTTTACTTCCCTCCAGCGAGCCAGGTTTCTTGAGTCCATTACCATGATTAATGATTCTGTCCCGCTTTCCCGGGACAACATGTTTCTGCTGGGGCTTTTTTCCCAGCTTGATGCCATTATGGTCCAGCCCATGGAAGAGCTTGTGTGCTGCCTGTCACTTGAAGAGGAAGTTAAAAATGCGCTCTTGGGGCACAATCAGGACCTGAAGCAGTGGCTGGACCTGGCTGTTGCCTGTGAACGTGCCAAGTGGGAAGAAACAGACCACCTGCTTCGAAAATTAGAAATCTCACCTGCTGAAACAGCAAAAAAGCTGAACCAAGCCATGGTCTGGACAAAGCATTTTCTTAACATTGCACGGCTGAAGCCCTGA
- a CDS encoding GGDEF domain-containing protein: protein MLLYKRYQRDFSVILLDIDHFKRINDQYGHNAGDDVLKQTAIILKSCARKQDAVARWGGEEFILQLPETGAAQAARVAERIRQAMADHLFVKGIRLTASMGVAAMSEVESQDIDILVNCADEKLYQAKKEGRNRVVL, encoded by the coding sequence ATGCTCCTATATAAACGCTATCAGAGAGACTTCAGTGTAATCCTGCTGGATATTGATCACTTCAAAAGGATCAATGACCAGTATGGGCACAATGCAGGCGATGATGTCCTGAAACAGACGGCTATCATTCTTAAAAGCTGTGCCAGAAAACAGGATGCCGTGGCCAGATGGGGCGGTGAAGAGTTTATCCTTCAGCTGCCTGAAACAGGAGCTGCACAGGCTGCCAGGGTAGCAGAACGAATCAGGCAGGCCATGGCTGATCATTTATTTGTCAAGGGAATCAGGCTTACAGCCAGCATGGGAGTTGCAGCCATGTCAGAAGTGGAGTCACAGGATATTGATATCCTGGTAAACTGTGCGGATGAAAAGCTGTATCAGGCAAAAAAGGAAGGTAGAAACCGGGTTGTTCTTTGA
- a CDS encoding GAF domain-containing protein: MINERIDINVPKDVQENWQQLADLIAQLCKVPVGLIMKLSGPDIEVLISSRGEENPYHAGYKEHFEDSGLYCETVIKSNKKLLVPDALADKKWKNNPDIKLSMISYLGFPIMLPNKTPFGTICVLDSKRNEFSLIIEQLMLKFKHIIENNLELLYMNQVLDDKNRRLTDYLMEIQAFRGIVPICSSCKAIRDQEGQWQPIEHYLIKHPEADFSHGMCHNCIKKLYPKFYKGS; this comes from the coding sequence ATGATAAATGAAAGAATTGATATTAATGTACCGAAAGACGTTCAAGAAAACTGGCAGCAACTCGCTGATTTAATTGCTCAGTTGTGCAAAGTACCTGTCGGGCTGATTATGAAATTGAGCGGACCTGATATTGAAGTTCTGATTTCAAGCCGAGGCGAAGAAAACCCTTATCATGCTGGATACAAGGAACATTTTGAAGATTCAGGCTTATATTGTGAAACTGTAATCAAATCCAATAAAAAACTCTTGGTTCCAGATGCGTTGGCAGACAAAAAATGGAAAAATAACCCGGACATAAAGCTGAGCATGATATCTTATCTTGGATTCCCGATCATGCTGCCAAATAAAACCCCATTTGGAACAATTTGTGTTCTTGATAGCAAACGAAATGAATTCTCTTTAATTATCGAACAACTCATGTTAAAGTTCAAGCACATCATAGAGAACAACCTTGAACTATTATATATGAATCAGGTTTTAGATGATAAAAATAGACGATTAACAGACTATCTCATGGAAATTCAAGCTTTTCGGGGTATCGTGCCTATCTGTTCAAGTTGCAAGGCAATTAGGGATCAAGAAGGACAGTGGCAGCCTATCGAGCACTACCTTATCAAACATCCGGAAGCTGACTTTAGTCATGGGATGTGCCATAATTGTATAAAAAAATTATATCCGAAATTTTATAAAGGCTCTTAA
- a CDS encoding sensor histidine kinase, whose product MSKSGRSYIGIVLTIVGLVAITAGVIIFISFAGSRKAITDMAMQLQAQVAQNVQNKLSNFVELPHALNEINSSCILHNPESLNDLELFGERKLSQLKAFESIQNMAVGVQEQGNFIGAGRAEDGVFTLAIRDKMYDSTYRVFKVDAHGQKAELMHEQPGYDARQRPWYKTAVQAGEAIWSPIYLWASGRSMGLTAVLPILDDQGTLLGVHQTASSLDFISRYLQEVVQGRAHQVFLLEPDGLLVATSVAEEVTQSTEHGFERIAGTASADQLTRQASIYLEQYLDGESGFEQPIHFTSNVAGQRYFVSAVPLSEMRGLEWVLVTSISEAEIMSDINKAQRFTMGIVLAATLASIITGVMIARKLASSNQQLHTANVDKDRLFTIIAHDLKSPLAGISGSTEMLSNEIDVFSKNEIQMLCKQLHVNSSNTLDLLNDLLQWARMSQGSMNYAPRPFQLYELVKTVLAAPQDVAAKKEITISVEVPQEIKVLVDEPMIKTVIRNLLFNAIKFTQREGRIIIIASQDGRHAVLSVQDNGMGMDQEILSSIFSVKKGQWQIGTEGEKGTGLGLILCKQFIEQHGGKIWIESEPGKGTTVSFTLPLA is encoded by the coding sequence ATGTCCAAATCTGGACGATCGTATATTGGCATAGTTCTGACCATTGTTGGCCTGGTTGCCATAACTGCAGGGGTAATCATTTTCATATCTTTTGCAGGCAGTCGTAAGGCCATCACTGATATGGCCATGCAGCTTCAGGCCCAAGTGGCCCAGAATGTTCAGAATAAATTAAGCAATTTTGTGGAACTGCCCCATGCCCTCAATGAGATCAACAGTAGCTGTATTCTTCACAATCCTGAATCTTTAAATGATCTGGAATTATTCGGTGAAAGAAAATTAAGTCAGCTCAAGGCTTTTGAAAGTATTCAAAATATGGCTGTGGGCGTTCAAGAACAGGGTAACTTTATTGGTGCAGGTCGTGCTGAGGATGGAGTGTTTACCCTGGCCATCAGGGATAAGATGTATGACAGTACTTACCGGGTGTTCAAGGTTGATGCTCATGGCCAGAAAGCTGAATTGATGCACGAACAGCCTGGTTATGATGCCCGGCAGCGGCCCTGGTATAAAACAGCGGTGCAGGCGGGAGAAGCAATCTGGAGTCCCATTTATCTCTGGGCTTCAGGCAGGTCAATGGGCCTGACTGCTGTGTTGCCCATCCTTGATGATCAGGGGACCCTGCTTGGAGTGCATCAGACAGCCTCTTCACTGGACTTTATCAGCAGGTATCTTCAGGAGGTGGTGCAGGGCCGGGCCCACCAGGTATTCTTGCTGGAGCCAGACGGACTCCTTGTGGCCACATCAGTCGCGGAAGAAGTAACTCAGTCCACAGAGCATGGTTTTGAAAGAATTGCTGGGACAGCCAGTGCGGACCAGTTGACTCGCCAGGCTTCCATATATCTGGAACAGTATTTGGATGGTGAATCAGGATTTGAACAGCCCATTCATTTTACTTCAAATGTTGCAGGCCAGCGCTACTTTGTTTCTGCCGTCCCCTTGTCTGAAATGCGTGGCCTGGAATGGGTTCTGGTGACCAGTATATCCGAAGCTGAGATCATGTCTGATATCAACAAAGCTCAGCGCTTCACTATGGGAATTGTGCTGGCAGCAACACTTGCCTCCATTATCACAGGAGTCATGATTGCTCGGAAATTAGCCAGTTCAAATCAGCAACTCCATACTGCAAATGTTGACAAAGACAGGCTTTTTACCATTATTGCTCATGATCTCAAATCACCATTGGCCGGGATTTCAGGGTCAACAGAGATGCTTTCCAATGAAATAGATGTATTTTCTAAAAATGAAATTCAGATGCTTTGTAAGCAGTTGCATGTCAATTCCAGCAATACTCTGGACCTTTTGAATGACCTGCTGCAGTGGGCTCGCATGAGCCAGGGGAGTATGAATTATGCTCCCCGGCCATTCCAGCTGTATGAACTGGTAAAAACCGTGCTCGCTGCTCCACAGGATGTGGCCGCAAAAAAGGAAATTACTATCAGCGTTGAGGTTCCCCAGGAGATAAAAGTTCTGGTTGATGAACCCATGATTAAGACTGTAATCCGCAATCTCCTGTTTAATGCCATTAAATTTACCCAACGCGAGGGAAGAATCATTATTATAGCCAGTCAGGATGGCCGCCATGCTGTTCTATCCGTTCAAGACAACGGCATGGGCATGGATCAGGAGATATTGTCTTCAATCTTTTCCGTTAAAAAGGGTCAATGGCAGATAGGAACTGAGGGTGAGAAGGGCACGGGTCTGGGTTTGATCCTGTGCAAACAGTTCATTGAACAGCATGGCGGAAAGATCTGGATTGAAAGTGAGCCAGGTAAGGGAACTACAGTCAGCTTTACGCTGCCTCTGGCGTGA
- a CDS encoding PAS domain S-box protein, with protein MYNNSPGQGKWLAFSKRLAAVLLLAGIILTASVLSFMQIKTETSLQTAMVMEGIFALLVGLVLVFIICCPHKWMRRLENSYWVPLTMGVGMIFLYAAADFTDNFVMTAPGGFLHIFEETAKLMGASLMIISAGLWIKELLKWHELQGNMKSLAQSEQRFHDVAEAAGEYIWEVNPEGTYIFLTARVEEVLGRKVDEILGKTPFVFMPSQEASRVEKMLAGWAERGDSWQGLEHQSLRPDGRIVWQRVSGMPIKNDSGELVGFRGTGLDITAEKQARQAQQELSERLKLATEAAGLGIWDLRTSDGYLKWDEGMYLIYGVSPESFNNSVKDWTDALLPEYREQAEKDFMAGIAHQGAYRSEFKILRKDGEIRNIKAMAQSIHDKNGNPVRVVGINEDITEQKLAEKYLRQERDYSSRIIQMSPAIICGISPDGICNYVNPAGERVTGYRAQELVGKSWWDVLYPGASNEQVRDLFLKMQNGPVQNYEMTLTRKDGHTRTVEWSSMNRVDQDNNLLEVVGFGHDITDKRVVEKELLNRQGELEKTTRELEGFFNVTLGLLMIADLDGRILKLNRAWEDILGYSVSELTQKNLLEMVHPEDLEKTRKAMSRLNQKEQVKDVVNRYMHKNGSFIWMRWQASSQDGLIYASANDITESKLLQERLAQEKEFLQQIIDSSPNPIFAKDWHGRHTLANTRVAELFGTTKEAMLGKTDYDMTATQEEIQAFLRDDREVMLTGKPKHIPQESLTDSQGQVRWFQTTKVPLMLSSDPKKRQVMGIATDITHRMESEHRIQIAREEAEAANRAKSEFLANMSHEIRTPMNAVIGLSQLLLQTSLDDRQRDYLTKISTSSRMLLGIINDILDYSKIEAGKLELDMHTFKVDELLDQMKTLFGSNAEVKGLELIFNIHSNVPRVLKGDSLRLGQVFTNLLGNAVKFTEKGHVELVVQKAEGRIQRAEVRGQRSEAAGREFEPETVRLLFEIKDTGIGMDNDQIQKLFQPFAQADTSTTRRYGGTGLGLVISRKLVQRMGGELQVESRPGKGSNFYFNIELPLAHDAETSYVCSGLEGQRALVVDDHEAARQVLRNILENCMFEVTEAHDGQSAVDAILNADMAGNPYDFVFMDWKMPGEIDGIEAARKIEKLHDEGTLKGKRPPFVIVSAYQRDELPENSIECYNCFLSKPVTSSSIFNAIAEAYGKAPSYTRDDQQFKIPSFQGYSILLAEDNLLNQEVASRMLEKTGAAIALANNGAEAVEMVKAGSFDLVLMDLQMPVMDGFEATRKILELFPDLPVIALSAAVMEEDRKKSSEAGMREHLPKPIETTQLYRTLAKWLRVSDTVKVQTKEPQADLSLLPDSLPGFDLNQGLKSADRDPIFYNRMLHRFRDQLNGEFARIDEELSKGKSADAPRLVHTLKGLAGTVGAVRLADAAIAIDMAFKENRDITAEMRLELSQAMENTRIQLDSLKKAPNQSQNVEQEDGIDAMSRMLELLKKSEMIQEELLEMVTGFLRGQVKELEVDELSGLVENFEFDAAIEKLKELAAKTGVNIE; from the coding sequence ATGTATAATAATTCACCCGGTCAGGGTAAATGGCTGGCCTTTTCCAAGCGCCTCGCAGCTGTTCTTTTGCTTGCCGGCATAATCCTAACTGCCAGTGTACTGTCTTTTATGCAGATAAAGACGGAAACTTCTTTACAAACTGCCATGGTTATGGAGGGAATCTTTGCGCTGCTGGTCGGGCTGGTTCTGGTATTTATTATCTGTTGTCCCCATAAATGGATGCGTAGATTGGAAAACAGTTATTGGGTACCCCTCACCATGGGAGTGGGTATGATTTTTTTGTATGCTGCAGCAGATTTTACAGATAATTTTGTAATGACAGCCCCAGGTGGATTTCTGCATATTTTTGAAGAGACTGCCAAACTTATGGGTGCATCTTTGATGATAATATCTGCAGGTCTTTGGATCAAAGAGCTTCTCAAATGGCATGAGCTTCAAGGAAATATGAAAAGCCTTGCACAGAGCGAACAGCGCTTTCATGACGTTGCCGAAGCTGCGGGTGAATACATCTGGGAAGTTAACCCTGAAGGCACATATATATTCTTGACTGCAAGAGTGGAAGAAGTACTTGGCCGCAAAGTGGACGAAATACTTGGAAAGACACCCTTTGTTTTTATGCCTTCCCAGGAGGCCTCAAGGGTTGAAAAAATGCTTGCTGGATGGGCAGAAAGAGGCGATTCCTGGCAAGGCCTGGAACATCAGTCTTTACGTCCGGACGGCAGAATTGTCTGGCAGAGAGTAAGCGGGATGCCCATAAAAAATGACAGCGGAGAGCTTGTCGGTTTCAGAGGCACCGGGCTGGATATTACTGCAGAAAAGCAGGCAAGACAGGCCCAGCAGGAATTGTCTGAGCGCTTGAAACTGGCTACGGAGGCAGCCGGACTGGGTATATGGGATCTGAGAACGAGTGACGGATACCTGAAATGGGACGAGGGCATGTATCTTATTTACGGGGTCAGCCCGGAAAGTTTCAACAATTCTGTAAAGGACTGGACTGACGCTCTTTTGCCTGAATACAGAGAACAGGCAGAAAAAGATTTTATGGCAGGAATTGCCCACCAGGGAGCATACCGGTCCGAGTTCAAGATACTCAGAAAGGATGGGGAGATCCGGAATATAAAAGCCATGGCCCAGTCCATCCATGATAAAAATGGCAATCCTGTACGGGTAGTGGGCATCAATGAAGACATTACAGAGCAGAAACTTGCAGAAAAGTACTTGCGCCAGGAAAGAGACTACTCTTCACGTATCATCCAGATGTCGCCTGCAATTATCTGCGGCATATCCCCTGACGGAATCTGCAACTATGTCAATCCTGCCGGTGAAAGAGTTACAGGTTACCGTGCACAGGAACTGGTTGGCAAAAGCTGGTGGGATGTACTATATCCTGGAGCATCCAACGAGCAGGTCAGAGATTTATTTCTAAAAATGCAGAACGGACCTGTGCAAAACTACGAAATGACCCTTACGCGTAAGGACGGACATACACGTACAGTAGAATGGAGCTCCATGAACCGGGTGGATCAGGACAATAATTTACTTGAGGTTGTAGGCTTTGGTCACGATATAACTGACAAGAGGGTTGTTGAAAAAGAACTTCTCAATAGGCAAGGTGAGCTGGAGAAAACAACCCGGGAACTGGAAGGTTTTTTTAACGTCACTCTTGGCCTGCTGATGATAGCTGATTTGGACGGGCGTATCCTGAAGTTAAACCGAGCCTGGGAGGATATTCTGGGATATTCTGTCAGCGAACTTACCCAGAAAAACCTCCTTGAAATGGTGCATCCTGAGGACCTCGAAAAAACTCGTAAAGCCATGAGCCGTTTGAACCAGAAAGAACAGGTAAAGGATGTGGTAAACCGCTATATGCACAAAAACGGGAGCTTCATATGGATGAGATGGCAGGCAAGCTCCCAGGATGGTTTGATCTATGCTTCAGCCAACGATATTACTGAGTCTAAGCTACTTCAAGAAAGGCTTGCCCAGGAAAAAGAGTTTCTACAGCAGATAATTGACAGCTCCCCCAATCCTATCTTTGCCAAAGACTGGCATGGGCGGCATACACTGGCCAACACCAGGGTTGCAGAGCTTTTCGGCACTACCAAGGAAGCTATGCTGGGCAAGACAGACTACGACATGACCGCTACTCAGGAAGAAATACAAGCCTTTCTCCGGGATGACCGGGAAGTGATGCTTACCGGCAAACCAAAGCATATTCCCCAGGAAAGTTTGACTGACAGCCAGGGACAGGTTCGCTGGTTTCAAACCACCAAGGTTCCGCTTATGCTTTCCTCCGACCCGAAAAAACGCCAGGTAATGGGCATAGCCACGGATATAACTCATCGCATGGAAAGCGAACACCGTATTCAAATTGCCAGGGAGGAGGCCGAGGCGGCCAACCGTGCCAAAAGCGAATTTCTGGCGAATATGAGTCATGAAATCCGTACTCCCATGAATGCTGTTATCGGGCTGAGCCAGTTGCTTCTGCAGACTTCCTTAGATGACCGGCAGAGAGATTACCTGACTAAAATCAGCACCTCCTCGCGCATGCTTCTCGGTATTATCAATGACATTCTGGACTACTCCAAGATTGAGGCAGGAAAGCTGGAACTGGACATGCACACATTCAAAGTTGATGAACTGCTGGATCAGATGAAGACCTTGTTCGGGTCTAATGCCGAAGTAAAAGGCCTGGAACTTATATTCAATATCCACTCCAACGTGCCCAGAGTACTAAAGGGTGATTCATTACGTCTCGGGCAGGTTTTTACAAACTTGCTGGGCAACGCTGTCAAATTTACAGAAAAAGGACATGTTGAACTCGTGGTGCAGAAGGCAGAAGGCAGAATACAGAGGGCTGAAGTCAGAGGTCAGAGGTCAGAGGCAGCAGGCAGGGAGTTTGAACCGGAAACTGTCAGGCTGCTTTTTGAAATTAAGGACACCGGCATCGGCATGGATAATGACCAGATTCAGAAACTTTTTCAGCCCTTTGCCCAGGCAGACACCTCCACAACCCGCAGATACGGTGGTACAGGCCTGGGACTGGTCATAAGCCGTAAACTTGTGCAACGCATGGGTGGTGAACTCCAGGTAGAGTCCAGACCAGGAAAGGGCAGTAATTTTTATTTTAATATTGAGCTTCCACTGGCTCATGATGCCGAAACAAGCTATGTCTGTTCTGGATTAGAAGGACAAAGGGCATTGGTTGTGGATGATCATGAAGCAGCGAGACAGGTCCTGCGCAATATACTGGAGAACTGCATGTTTGAGGTAACAGAAGCCCATGACGGCCAGTCAGCAGTAGATGCGATACTGAATGCAGATATGGCTGGAAATCCTTATGATTTTGTTTTCATGGACTGGAAAATGCCGGGGGAGATTGACGGTATTGAAGCTGCGCGCAAGATTGAAAAGCTGCACGATGAGGGTACCTTGAAAGGCAAGAGACCTCCTTTTGTAATAGTCAGTGCCTACCAGCGTGACGAGTTGCCTGAGAACAGTATTGAGTGCTACAATTGCTTTTTAAGCAAACCTGTGACATCGTCATCAATATTCAATGCCATTGCTGAAGCCTATGGAAAAGCACCGTCATACACCCGCGATGACCAACAGTTTAAAATACCCTCTTTCCAGGGTTATTCCATCCTCCTGGCTGAAGACAATCTATTAAACCAGGAGGTAGCCTCAAGAATGCTGGAAAAAACCGGGGCCGCTATTGCCCTGGCCAACAATGGTGCTGAGGCAGTGGAAATGGTTAAGGCAGGCAGCTTTGACCTTGTCCTGATGGATCTGCAGATGCCTGTCATGGATGGCTTTGAGGCTACGCGAAAAATCCTTGAGCTTTTTCCGGATCTTCCGGTTATAGCCCTGTCCGCCGCTGTAATGGAAGAAGACAGAAAAAAATCCAGTGAAGCCGGAATGCGAGAACACCTGCCCAAGCCCATAGAAACCACTCAGCTTTACCGGACTTTGGCCAAATGGCTGCGGGTCAGTGATACTGTCAAAGTCCAGACGAAGGAACCACAAGCAGATTTATCCCTGCTGCCTGACTCTTTGCCAGGATTTGATCTGAATCAGGGACTCAAATCTGCAGACAGGGATCCCATATTTTATAACAGGATGCTGCACCGTTTCCGGGACCAGTTAAACGGGGAGTTTGCCCGGATTGATGAAGAGCTGAGCAAGGGAAAAAGCGCAGATGCCCCCAGACTGGTCCATACCCTCAAGGGATTGGCCGGAACCGTCGGGGCTGTGCGCCTGGCTGATGCGGCAATTGCCATAGACATGGCCTTTAAAGAAAACAGGGATATAACAGCTGAAATGCGCTTAGAGCTGTCCCAGGCTATGGAAAATACCCGAATACAGTTAGACAGCCTGAAAAAAGCCCCTAATCAGTCTCAGAATGTGGAGCAGGAAGATGGTATTGATGCCATGTCCAGAATGCTGGAACTGCTTAAAAAAAGCGAGATGATCCAGGAAGAGCTTTTAGAGATGGTTACAGGTTTTTTACGAGGCCAGGTAAAAGAACTTGAGGTTGACGAACTCTCTGGACTGGTGGAAAACTTTGAATTTGATGCTGCCATTGAAAAATTAAAGGAGCTGGCCGCAAAAACAGGAGTTAATATAGAATGA